A region from the Actinoplanes sp. OR16 genome encodes:
- a CDS encoding globin, giving the protein MSAPESFFDAVGGEPTFRRLVDKFYEGVAEDPLMRPMYPEEDLEPAADRLALFLMQYWGGPNTYSASRGHPRLRMRHAPFRVDEAARDAWLHHMKVAVDSLDLPEQHRATLWDYLERAAYFMVNA; this is encoded by the coding sequence GTGAGCGCACCCGAATCCTTCTTCGACGCCGTCGGTGGCGAGCCCACGTTCCGGCGTCTCGTGGACAAGTTCTACGAGGGCGTCGCCGAGGACCCCCTGATGCGGCCGATGTACCCCGAGGAGGACCTCGAACCGGCCGCCGACCGGCTCGCGCTCTTCCTGATGCAGTACTGGGGCGGCCCCAACACGTACTCGGCCTCGCGCGGGCACCCGCGGCTGCGGATGCGGCATGCGCCGTTCCGGGTCGACGAGGCCGCGCGGGATGCCTGGCTGCACCATATGAAGGTCGCGGTGGACTCGCTCGATCTGCCCGAGCAGCACCGGGCCACGCTCTGGGACTATCTGGAGCGGGCCGCGTACTTCATGGTCAATGCCTGA
- a CDS encoding thioesterase family protein, which yields MTDRFIYDVPVRWSDMDAYGHVNNARFLTLYEEARVAMFFVGARAHGLGSFEEGIVIARHEIDYLRPVDYGDPVRIEMWISELKVASFTVDYELFDGGVLASKARSVCVPYNLAEGHPRRLSAEEKDFLTPYWVRS from the coding sequence GCCCGTGCGCTGGTCCGACATGGACGCGTACGGGCACGTCAACAACGCGCGCTTCCTCACCCTCTACGAGGAGGCCCGGGTCGCGATGTTCTTCGTCGGGGCCCGAGCGCACGGGCTGGGCTCCTTCGAGGAGGGCATCGTGATCGCCCGGCACGAGATCGACTACCTGCGGCCGGTCGACTACGGCGACCCGGTGCGGATCGAGATGTGGATCTCCGAGCTGAAGGTGGCGTCGTTCACCGTCGACTACGAACTCTTCGACGGCGGGGTGCTGGCCTCGAAGGCGCGCTCGGTCTGCGTGCCGTACAACCTGGCCGAGGGGCATCCGCGGCGGCTCTCCGCCGAGGAGAAGGACTTCCTCACGCCCTACTGGGTCCGGTCATGA
- the pepN gene encoding aminopeptidase N, with protein sequence MAGVHNLTQVEAAERSRLLEVTGYDITLDLTDGHGNPGSDTFRSTTAITFKCAEPGADTFIEAAASKIHSATLNGEPVDISAWTAEKGLALTGLAAENTLVVDGDFGYSASGQGLQQSLDPVDQETYLYSQFETADAQRTYACFDQPDLKSVFTWRATVPAHWKVISNMPVESEEPAGPGAKKIHFAVSPRMSTYITAICAGPYHEVRDSHDGIDLGVFCRASMAQYLDADDLFLITKQGFDFFHEQFGVRYPLPKYDQLWVPDFNAGAMENFGCVTHAEAHYIFRSQVTDYEYEQRANTILHELAHMWFGDLVTMRWWNDLWLNESFAEWASHWCNTEATRFSDAWSTFLSIRKAWGYRQDQLSSTHPVYCEMPDLEAVEVNFDGITYAKGASVIKQLVAYVGLDPFLTGLRAYFAKHAWGNATFDDLLTELETASGRELRKFAAQWLETAQVNTLRPVVEIDADGDYGSVVVQQEAPAGYPTLRTHRIGIGLYDLDGDRLVRRELIEADVAGERTEITALAGVKAPDLLLVNDEDLTYAKLRLDERSLGTLVGHIAGFDSALPRALCWAAAWDMLRDAEMAARDYVALVVAGLPAETDINLTTATLRQAGMALTSFADPAWNPTGWKMLADLAQAQLAAAEPGSGWQLTWARAFITAARTPEEAAVLRGWFSGDSRPEGLVVDTELRWSLLQGLAALGAASPEEIEQELAGDRTASGEREAAIAHALVPTAENKARVWAELTGPQTLPNWKNRSLLQGFQSTRQVALTAPFAEKFFEVVGDVWARSDSEPAQEFATLAYPAYQISEETVALTSAWLERDGQPASLRRLVAEGRDGIERALKARAKDRGE encoded by the coding sequence GTGGCCGGTGTTCACAACCTGACCCAGGTCGAGGCTGCGGAGCGTAGTCGATTGCTCGAGGTGACCGGGTATGACATCACCCTTGACCTGACCGACGGGCACGGCAACCCCGGCTCCGATACGTTCCGGTCCACCACAGCGATCACATTCAAGTGCGCCGAGCCCGGCGCGGATACGTTCATTGAAGCCGCCGCCTCGAAGATCCACTCCGCGACGCTGAACGGCGAGCCGGTCGACATCAGCGCGTGGACGGCCGAGAAGGGCCTGGCGCTGACCGGTCTGGCCGCCGAGAACACCCTGGTCGTCGACGGCGACTTCGGATACTCGGCGAGCGGGCAGGGTCTGCAGCAGAGCCTCGACCCGGTCGACCAGGAGACCTACCTCTACAGCCAGTTCGAGACGGCGGACGCGCAGCGCACGTACGCCTGCTTCGACCAGCCCGACCTCAAGAGTGTCTTCACCTGGCGTGCCACGGTGCCGGCGCACTGGAAGGTCATCTCGAACATGCCGGTCGAGTCCGAGGAGCCGGCCGGCCCGGGCGCCAAGAAGATCCACTTCGCCGTCTCGCCGCGGATGAGCACCTACATCACGGCGATCTGCGCGGGTCCGTACCACGAGGTCCGCGACTCGCACGACGGCATCGACCTCGGCGTCTTCTGCCGGGCCTCGATGGCGCAGTACCTGGACGCCGACGACCTGTTCCTCATCACCAAGCAGGGCTTCGACTTCTTCCACGAGCAGTTCGGGGTGCGCTACCCGCTGCCGAAGTACGACCAGCTCTGGGTGCCGGACTTCAACGCCGGCGCGATGGAGAACTTCGGCTGCGTCACGCACGCCGAGGCGCACTACATCTTCCGCTCGCAGGTGACCGACTACGAGTACGAGCAGCGCGCCAACACGATCCTGCACGAGCTGGCCCACATGTGGTTCGGCGACCTGGTCACCATGCGCTGGTGGAACGACCTGTGGCTGAACGAGTCGTTCGCCGAGTGGGCGAGCCACTGGTGCAACACCGAGGCCACCCGGTTCTCCGACGCCTGGTCGACGTTCCTGTCGATCCGCAAGGCCTGGGGCTACCGGCAGGACCAGCTCTCCTCGACCCACCCGGTCTACTGCGAGATGCCGGACCTGGAGGCCGTCGAGGTCAACTTCGACGGCATCACGTACGCCAAGGGCGCCAGCGTCATCAAGCAGCTGGTCGCCTACGTCGGCCTGGACCCGTTCCTCACCGGCCTGCGGGCGTACTTCGCGAAGCACGCCTGGGGCAACGCCACCTTCGACGACCTGCTCACCGAGCTGGAGACGGCTTCCGGCCGGGAGCTGCGCAAGTTCGCCGCCCAGTGGCTGGAGACCGCGCAGGTCAACACGCTGCGCCCGGTCGTCGAGATCGACGCGGACGGCGACTACGGCAGCGTGGTCGTGCAGCAGGAGGCGCCGGCCGGCTACCCGACGCTGCGCACCCACCGGATCGGCATCGGCCTGTACGACCTGGACGGCGACCGGCTGGTGCGCCGCGAGCTGATCGAGGCGGACGTCGCCGGCGAGCGCACCGAGATCACCGCGCTGGCCGGGGTGAAGGCGCCGGACCTGCTGCTGGTCAACGACGAGGACCTGACGTACGCGAAGCTGCGGCTGGACGAGCGTTCCCTCGGCACGCTGGTCGGGCACATCGCCGGGTTCGACTCGGCGCTGCCGCGGGCGCTCTGCTGGGCGGCCGCGTGGGACATGCTGCGCGACGCCGAGATGGCCGCGCGGGACTACGTCGCGCTGGTCGTGGCGGGGTTGCCGGCCGAGACCGACATCAACCTCACGACGGCGACGCTGCGGCAGGCCGGCATGGCGCTGACCAGCTTCGCCGACCCGGCGTGGAACCCGACCGGCTGGAAGATGCTGGCCGACCTGGCGCAGGCGCAGCTCGCCGCCGCCGAGCCGGGCAGCGGCTGGCAGCTCACCTGGGCGCGGGCGTTCATCACCGCGGCCCGCACGCCGGAGGAGGCGGCCGTGCTGCGCGGCTGGTTCTCCGGCGACTCCCGGCCCGAGGGCCTGGTGGTCGACACCGAGCTGCGCTGGAGCCTGCTGCAGGGTCTGGCCGCGCTCGGCGCCGCCAGCCCGGAGGAGATCGAGCAGGAGCTGGCCGGCGACCGCACCGCGAGCGGCGAGCGGGAGGCGGCCATCGCGCACGCGCTGGTCCCGACCGCGGAGAACAAGGCCCGGGTCTGGGCCGAGCTCACCGGGCCCCAGACGCTGCCGAACTGGAAGAACCGGTCGCTGCTGCAGGGCTTCCAGAGCACCCGCCAGGTGGCTCTCACCGCCCCGTTCGCGGAGAAGTTCTTCGAGGTGGTCGGGGACGTGTGGGCCCGGTCGGACAGCGAGCCGGCGCAGGAGTTCGCCACGCTGGCGTACCCGGCGTACCAGATCAGCGAGGAGACGGTGGCGCTCACCAGCGCTTGGCTGGAGCGCGACGGCCAGCCGGCGTCGCTGCGGCGCCTGGTCGCCGAGGGCCGGGACGGCATCGAGCGGGCGCTCAAGGCCCGCGCGAAGGACCGCGGCGAATAG
- a CDS encoding disulfide bond formation protein DsbA — protein sequence MTERATVDMWFDPLCPWAWMTSRWLLEVEKVRPLDIRFNVMSLAVLNEGRDLPEQYQELMRKGWGPVRVCIAAAEAAGPEVLRDLYTALGTRIHLKEYELDEKLFTEALTEVGLDPALAAAATTDERDEALRASHNAGMKPVGTDVGTPVIHAPGPNPGETVAFFGPVVTPAPKGEAAGKLWDGVVLVAGTPGFYELKRSRDLGPIFD from the coding sequence ATGACTGAACGTGCCACCGTCGACATGTGGTTCGACCCCCTCTGCCCGTGGGCCTGGATGACCTCGCGCTGGCTGCTGGAGGTGGAGAAGGTCCGTCCACTGGACATCCGTTTCAACGTGATGAGCCTGGCGGTCCTCAACGAGGGCCGCGACCTCCCCGAGCAGTACCAGGAACTGATGCGCAAGGGCTGGGGCCCGGTCCGCGTCTGCATCGCCGCCGCCGAGGCCGCCGGGCCGGAGGTGCTGCGTGACCTCTACACCGCGCTCGGCACCCGGATCCACCTGAAGGAGTACGAGCTCGACGAGAAGCTCTTCACCGAGGCGTTGACCGAGGTCGGCCTCGATCCCGCGCTGGCCGCGGCCGCGACCACCGACGAGCGGGACGAGGCGCTGCGGGCCAGCCACAACGCCGGCATGAAACCGGTCGGCACCGACGTCGGCACCCCGGTGATCCACGCGCCGGGCCCGAACCCGGGCGAGACCGTCGCGTTCTTCGGCCCGGTGGTCACGCCGGCGCCCAAGGGCGAGGCCGCGGGCAAGCTCTGGGACGGCGTCGTGCTGGTGGCCGGCACCCCCGGCTTCTACGAACTGAAGCGCAGCCGGGACCTGGGTCCCATTTTCGACTGA
- a CDS encoding Uma2 family endonuclease, whose protein sequence is MQSQGAAARWSAPDGRWTEPDLHLFPQDGHRYEIVDGGLHVTPPVDRRHEAVVASLVETLRAAAPEGWWVCDRSGIDTGSSNLVPDITVLRPRSAGKIWASPSDVALVVEVESEETRHYDRLLKPAIYAAAGIPRFWRVEDGPILRTFTLSGDAYQAAEDVTGAEAVRLDAPYPIRVKL, encoded by the coding sequence ATGCAGAGCCAGGGTGCCGCGGCGCGCTGGAGCGCGCCGGACGGCCGGTGGACCGAGCCCGATCTGCATCTGTTCCCGCAGGACGGCCATCGATACGAGATCGTCGACGGCGGCCTGCACGTCACCCCTCCGGTGGACAGGCGGCACGAGGCCGTGGTGGCGTCCCTGGTCGAGACGCTGCGCGCGGCGGCACCGGAGGGCTGGTGGGTGTGCGACCGGTCCGGCATCGACACCGGGTCGAGCAACCTGGTGCCCGACATCACCGTGCTGCGCCCGCGGTCGGCCGGCAAGATCTGGGCCAGCCCGTCCGATGTGGCACTGGTGGTCGAGGTGGAGTCCGAGGAGACCCGGCACTACGACCGGCTGCTCAAGCCCGCCATCTACGCCGCCGCCGGCATTCCCCGGTTCTGGCGGGTGGAGGACGGGCCGATTCTGCGCACTTTCACCCTCAGCGGTGACGCTTACCAGGCCGCGGAAGACGTGACGGGCGCCGAAGCGGTCCGCCTCGACGCCCCGTACCCGATCAGGGTGAAGCTGTAA
- a CDS encoding MFS transporter — protein MADAVTQSEGSVTFREIFALREFRALFLSNQVNGIGDYLSRAAVTALVFHQSRSALLSAIAFAISYVPWIFGPLLSALAERYPYRRVMITSDLCRMVLIGLLLLPGLPVAVMFLLLFASGLGAPPARSARSAMLPLVVRREHLTLALATNQTSGQAAQVIGYLAGATLSVALTPRIALGIDVLTFAVSAALVAFGIRRRPTEVARSARTHLLGETSAGFRLVFGDRVLRTITLVVLTMTVFAIVPEGLAAAWAGESTSGPAARGLDQGMIMAAGPLGFVIGGVLFNRLVPAARRIRLVPLLAVIAPLLLVPSLAGPPAEVVALLVLLAGTIHGAIMPTLNATFVLALPNGFRARAFGVVNSGVQLTQFSAVIITGTLADSFRLPVVVGLWSIGGTLAMLLIAIFWPRPTTFADAAERAAEAAGHGQVPAARKATTSVTPDAP, from the coding sequence GTGGCCGACGCGGTTACGCAGAGCGAAGGATCGGTTACCTTCCGAGAGATCTTCGCTCTGCGCGAGTTCCGGGCCCTCTTCCTCTCCAACCAGGTCAACGGGATCGGCGACTACCTCTCCCGGGCCGCCGTCACCGCGCTCGTCTTCCACCAGAGCCGGTCCGCCCTGCTCTCCGCGATCGCGTTCGCGATCAGCTATGTGCCGTGGATCTTCGGGCCGCTGCTGTCGGCGCTGGCCGAGCGGTACCCGTACCGGCGAGTGATGATCACCTCGGACCTGTGCCGGATGGTGCTGATCGGCCTGCTGCTCCTGCCCGGTCTGCCGGTCGCCGTCATGTTCCTGCTGCTCTTCGCGTCCGGCCTGGGCGCGCCGCCGGCCCGGTCGGCGCGTTCGGCGATGCTGCCGCTGGTGGTCCGCCGCGAGCACCTCACCCTGGCCCTGGCCACCAACCAGACCAGCGGCCAGGCCGCGCAGGTGATCGGATACCTGGCCGGCGCCACGCTGTCAGTGGCGCTCACGCCCCGGATCGCGCTCGGCATCGACGTGCTCACCTTCGCCGTCTCGGCCGCGCTCGTGGCGTTCGGCATCCGGCGCCGGCCCACCGAGGTGGCCCGCTCCGCGCGCACCCACCTGCTCGGCGAGACCTCCGCCGGTTTCCGGCTGGTCTTCGGTGACCGGGTGCTGCGGACGATCACCCTGGTCGTCCTCACCATGACGGTCTTCGCGATCGTCCCGGAGGGCCTGGCCGCCGCCTGGGCCGGCGAGAGTACCTCCGGCCCGGCCGCTCGCGGCCTGGACCAGGGCATGATCATGGCGGCCGGCCCGCTCGGCTTCGTGATCGGCGGCGTGCTGTTCAACCGGCTGGTCCCGGCGGCCCGGCGGATCCGGCTGGTCCCGCTGCTCGCCGTGATCGCCCCGCTGCTGCTGGTCCCCAGCCTCGCCGGGCCACCGGCCGAGGTGGTGGCCCTGCTCGTGCTGCTCGCCGGCACCATCCACGGCGCGATCATGCCGACGTTGAACGCCACGTTCGTGCTGGCCCTGCCGAACGGGTTCCGGGCGCGGGCGTTCGGCGTGGTGAACAGCGGTGTCCAGCTCACCCAGTTCAGCGCCGTGATCATCACCGGCACGCTCGCCGACTCCTTCCGGCTGCCCGTGGTGGTGGGCCTGTGGAGCATCGGCGGCACCCTCGCCATGCTGCTCATCGCGATCTTCTGGCCCCGGCCGACGACCTTCGCCGACGCCGCCGAGCGGGCCGCCGAGGCCGCCGGTCACGGCCAGGTCCCGGCGGCGCGCAAGGCCACGACGAGCGTCACACCCGACGCCCCCTGA
- a CDS encoding YbjN domain-containing protein: MPWWSWRPGSASANEPDTGGEVAVQSTVRVGVPAQREPSRSAVPTELAAAGSSSDQVAPVSLARIGKALDLLDIRFLADGGGSLLAMWERHAVLFTLEGPDDEILVMRARPHATVPPDWADRAYRVVNEWNHTRRFCKAYVGDPTERGQLPIYAELQVPLAAGAHDTLLVEMLDCGAAVATSFVDWLHDEGALL, from the coding sequence ATGCCGTGGTGGTCTTGGCGTCCGGGGTCGGCTTCGGCGAACGAGCCGGACACCGGTGGCGAGGTGGCGGTGCAGAGCACCGTCCGCGTCGGAGTCCCGGCCCAGCGCGAGCCGTCCCGCAGCGCGGTTCCGACTGAACTGGCCGCGGCCGGGTCCTCTTCCGACCAGGTCGCTCCGGTCTCGCTCGCGCGGATCGGCAAGGCGCTCGATCTGCTCGACATCCGGTTCCTCGCCGACGGCGGCGGGAGCCTGCTCGCCATGTGGGAGCGGCACGCGGTGCTGTTCACTCTGGAGGGGCCCGACGACGAGATCCTGGTGATGCGGGCCCGCCCGCACGCGACGGTCCCGCCGGACTGGGCCGACCGGGCCTACCGCGTGGTGAACGAGTGGAACCACACCCGGCGGTTCTGCAAGGCCTACGTCGGCGATCCCACCGAGCGCGGCCAGCTGCCGATCTACGCGGAGTTGCAGGTGCCGCTCGCGGCCGGCGCTCACGACACCCTGCTCGTGGAGATGCTGGACTGTGGTGCCGCGGTGGCGACGTCGTTCGTGGACTGGCTCCACGACGAGGGCGCGCTGCTCTAG
- a CDS encoding delta-60 repeat domain-containing protein, whose translation MRRRLLAAAAVAAVAVPVAATAVPAVADRAHPAVVSANPVDWTPHVLDGTVWALALVGDTVVVGGAFTRVADAKRRVTLNRKNIFAFGLYDGEIRSFAPQVDGAIYSLAAGDDYSVYLGGGFKSVNGAGQRGLARVSLRDGGRIGSFGARINWGDVRALASRGNQLYAAGTFSAVNGVGRVGLARLNASTGAVDQGFDARLSGPGLKRTRVEHFDVSPDGRKLIAVGAFLKSGGYDRTQIALFDVGGPSAMLSNWYTDAYKPPCMKGFDTYLRQVKFSPDGSYAVVAATGRASSAQKLCDSAARFETGGAGRHNPTWVQRTGGDSLYAVAITGPAVYLGGHQRWFDNPYGTDGNGPGPGAVSRPGIGAVSPNTGKALPWNPTRSRGVGVRAFLVTAQGMFVGSDTDQLGREYHGRVGMFPLS comes from the coding sequence ATGCGCCGTCGCCTGCTCGCTGCCGCTGCCGTGGCAGCCGTCGCCGTGCCCGTGGCGGCCACGGCCGTCCCGGCCGTGGCCGACCGCGCCCATCCGGCGGTCGTCTCCGCCAACCCGGTCGACTGGACGCCGCACGTCCTGGACGGCACGGTGTGGGCGCTGGCGCTGGTCGGCGACACGGTGGTGGTCGGCGGCGCGTTCACCCGGGTCGCCGACGCGAAACGGCGGGTCACCCTGAACCGGAAGAACATCTTCGCGTTCGGCCTGTACGACGGCGAGATCCGCAGCTTCGCGCCGCAGGTGGACGGGGCGATCTACTCGCTCGCGGCGGGCGACGACTACTCGGTCTACCTCGGCGGCGGCTTCAAGTCGGTGAACGGAGCGGGTCAGCGCGGCCTGGCCCGGGTCTCGCTGCGCGACGGCGGCCGGATCGGCTCGTTCGGCGCCCGGATCAACTGGGGTGACGTCCGTGCTCTCGCGTCCCGGGGCAACCAGCTCTACGCGGCGGGGACGTTCTCGGCCGTGAACGGAGTGGGCCGGGTCGGGCTGGCCCGGTTGAACGCCTCGACCGGCGCGGTCGACCAGGGCTTCGACGCCCGCCTCTCCGGTCCCGGACTGAAGCGCACCCGGGTGGAGCACTTCGACGTCTCTCCGGACGGACGCAAGCTGATCGCCGTCGGTGCATTCCTCAAATCGGGCGGCTACGACCGTACGCAGATCGCGCTCTTCGATGTCGGAGGCCCGTCGGCGATGCTGTCGAACTGGTACACCGACGCCTACAAGCCGCCGTGCATGAAGGGCTTCGACACCTATCTGCGGCAGGTCAAGTTCTCGCCGGACGGCTCCTACGCCGTGGTGGCGGCGACCGGGCGGGCTTCCTCGGCGCAGAAGCTGTGCGACTCGGCGGCCCGGTTCGAGACCGGCGGCGCGGGCCGGCACAACCCCACCTGGGTGCAGCGGACCGGCGGTGACTCGCTCTACGCGGTCGCGATCACCGGACCGGCCGTCTACCTCGGCGGTCACCAGCGCTGGTTCGACAACCCCTACGGCACCGACGGCAACGGCCCCGGCCCGGGTGCGGTGTCGCGTCCCGGCATCGGCGCGGTCAGCCCGAACACCGGCAAGGCGCTGCCGTGGAACCCGACCCGGTCCCGTGGCGTGGGCGTCCGCGCGTTCCTGGTGACCGCGCAGGGCATGTTCGTCGGCTCGGACACCGACCAGCTCGGCCGCGAGTACCACGGCCGGGTGGGAATGTTCCCGCTGAGCTGA
- a CDS encoding HNH endonuclease produces MPDIRPTVGSSALVLNATYEPLCVVSVRRATILLLTAKAECVSDGDGMLHSAHHTLAVPSVVRLTRYVKVPYRTHVGLSRRAIFARDGGRCAYCRGSAETIDHVFPRSRGGLHAWENVVAACAKCNHSKGDKTPAELGWRLHALPAAPRGVAWRVLGHRTPDPRWMDWLDMPSAHAEAEAA; encoded by the coding sequence ATGCCTGACATACGACCCACAGTGGGCTCTTCCGCGTTAGTGCTGAACGCTACCTACGAGCCGCTGTGCGTCGTATCGGTGCGTCGGGCGACCATTCTTCTGCTGACCGCCAAGGCGGAGTGCGTCTCCGACGGCGACGGCATGCTGCACAGCGCGCACCACACCCTCGCCGTCCCGTCCGTCGTCCGCCTCACCCGCTACGTGAAGGTGCCCTACCGGACCCATGTCGGCCTGTCCCGCCGGGCCATCTTCGCCCGGGACGGCGGCCGGTGCGCCTACTGCCGGGGATCGGCCGAGACCATCGACCACGTCTTCCCGCGCAGCCGCGGAGGGCTGCACGCGTGGGAGAACGTGGTGGCCGCCTGCGCCAAGTGCAACCACAGCAAGGGCGACAAGACGCCGGCCGAACTCGGCTGGCGGTTACACGCCCTGCCGGCGGCGCCCCGGGGGGTCGCCTGGCGGGTGCTCGGGCACCGGACCCCGGACCCCCGGTGGATGGACTGGCTGGACATGCCGTCCGCCCACGCCGAGGCCGAGGCGGCATAG
- a CDS encoding class F sortase translates to MASQDRVPGNSRVPASVQRKRPAQVITAPPPGVVTGPLPPTPPVRGRSPFRIPRPRIGGPKPRVRRGRTAGPIALVALVLCFLGLFAVGLGLGFATGFDVGGWFRGPDEPPPRAFPVLEPSRPERLEIPAIDVSAPVLEVGLADDGSVGVPPLKRHNEAGWFDGGPTPGQFGPALLVGHADTRTGPSVFHDLHRMKPGQEIEVSRADGTTAIFEVNSVEKFDKDDLPVQRVYGDYSRPSLRLMTCGGDWLGDARGGYADNVVVFASLVDTR, encoded by the coding sequence GTGGCGAGTCAGGACCGGGTGCCGGGCAACTCCCGCGTGCCCGCATCCGTGCAGCGCAAGCGGCCGGCCCAGGTGATCACCGCGCCGCCGCCGGGAGTGGTGACCGGGCCACTGCCACCCACCCCGCCGGTACGCGGACGCTCCCCCTTTCGCATCCCCCGTCCGCGCATCGGCGGCCCGAAGCCACGGGTCCGGCGTGGCCGCACGGCCGGACCGATCGCGCTGGTCGCGCTGGTCCTCTGCTTCCTCGGGCTCTTCGCGGTCGGCCTCGGCCTCGGCTTCGCGACCGGTTTCGATGTGGGCGGCTGGTTCCGCGGACCGGACGAGCCGCCGCCCCGGGCGTTCCCGGTGCTGGAGCCGAGCCGCCCGGAACGGCTGGAGATCCCGGCGATCGACGTGTCCGCGCCGGTCCTCGAAGTGGGCCTGGCCGACGACGGCTCCGTCGGGGTGCCGCCGCTGAAACGGCACAACGAGGCCGGCTGGTTCGACGGCGGGCCCACCCCGGGTCAGTTCGGGCCGGCGCTGCTGGTCGGGCACGCCGACACCCGTACCGGCCCGTCGGTCTTCCACGATCTGCACCGGATGAAGCCGGGGCAGGAGATCGAGGTGAGCCGCGCGGACGGCACCACCGCGATCTTCGAGGTGAACTCGGTGGAGAAGTTCGACAAGGACGATCTGCCGGTGCAGCGGGTCTACGGCGATTACAGCCGGCCGTCGCTGCGGCTGATGACCTGCGGCGGCGACTGGCTGGGGGACGCGCGGGGAGGCTACGCCGACAACGTCGTCGTCTTCGCCTCGCTGGTCGACACGCGCTGA
- a CDS encoding DUF5130 family protein: protein MTSGELAQLEQPADGPFTTRQLLRLDEALRIADQATGLNFSIYLGELGDPTRESAEELHRKTRTPQRSVLIAVSPNQRKLEIVTGSDARKRISDRDAKLAGLSMAASFAGGDLAGGLLIGIDQLASHAGKS from the coding sequence GTGACAAGTGGTGAGCTCGCGCAGCTCGAGCAGCCGGCCGACGGTCCCTTCACGACCCGCCAGCTGCTGCGTCTCGACGAGGCGCTCCGGATCGCCGACCAGGCGACCGGCCTGAACTTCAGCATCTACCTCGGTGAGCTCGGGGACCCCACCCGGGAGTCGGCCGAGGAGCTGCACCGCAAGACCCGCACGCCGCAGCGCTCGGTGCTGATCGCGGTCTCGCCGAACCAGCGCAAGCTCGAGATCGTCACCGGTTCCGACGCGCGCAAGCGGATCTCCGACCGGGACGCCAAGCTGGCCGGCCTGTCGATGGCCGCGTCGTTCGCCGGCGGTGACCTGGCCGGCGGCCTGCTGATCGGGATCGACCAGCTCGCGTCGCACGCGGGCAAATCCTGA
- a CDS encoding mechanosensitive ion channel family protein: protein MVQLAPTPTPSGSSWPTELPSIDVTAACSNDALCKQVLDWTGNTWLAASSYVIFIKPLRIIGIILIAMLIRWLLHRAIDRLAQSTSRAAMPALLKPLKEKVSTSAEEGQFIPERRRQRATAIGSVLRSFVSAVVFTIAGLLVLGEFGFNLAPLLASAGIVGVAIGFGAQSLVKDLIAGLFMLLEDQYGVGDTVDVGEATGVVESVGLRITTVRDARGVLWYIRNGEIVRVGNKSQGWAMVVVDIPIGFVNAEEAVSVMRRAAEAVAAEPEHQTEFLEAPDVVGVEQLTVDGAVIRTIAKTTADAQPVLQGALRRALTDALDAAGISERIAASRLGPRSAIPPAWLTGPENSSPSASEPRPGGGS, encoded by the coding sequence GTGGTTCAACTAGCTCCGACTCCTACTCCGTCCGGCTCGTCGTGGCCCACCGAGCTGCCGAGCATCGACGTCACCGCGGCCTGCAGCAACGACGCGCTCTGCAAGCAGGTGCTCGACTGGACCGGTAACACCTGGCTGGCCGCCAGCAGCTACGTCATCTTCATCAAGCCGCTCCGGATCATCGGGATCATCCTGATCGCGATGCTGATCCGGTGGCTGCTGCACCGGGCGATCGACCGCCTGGCCCAGAGCACCTCGCGCGCCGCGATGCCGGCGCTGCTGAAGCCGCTCAAGGAGAAGGTGTCGACGTCGGCCGAGGAGGGCCAGTTCATACCCGAGCGGCGCCGGCAGCGGGCCACCGCGATCGGCTCGGTGCTACGGAGCTTCGTGAGCGCGGTGGTCTTCACGATCGCCGGACTGCTGGTGCTGGGTGAGTTCGGCTTCAACCTGGCACCGCTGCTGGCCAGCGCCGGCATCGTCGGCGTGGCGATCGGTTTCGGCGCGCAGAGCCTGGTCAAGGACTTGATCGCGGGCCTGTTCATGCTGCTGGAGGACCAGTACGGCGTGGGCGACACGGTCGACGTCGGCGAGGCCACCGGCGTGGTGGAGAGCGTCGGCCTGCGGATCACCACGGTCCGCGACGCGCGGGGCGTGCTCTGGTACATCCGCAACGGCGAGATCGTCCGGGTCGGGAACAAGAGCCAGGGCTGGGCCATGGTCGTCGTCGACATCCCGATCGGGTTCGTGAACGCCGAGGAGGCGGTCAGCGTGATGCGCCGGGCCGCCGAGGCGGTCGCCGCCGAACCCGAGCACCAGACGGAGTTCCTGGAGGCACCGGACGTCGTCGGTGTCGAGCAGCTGACCGTGGACGGCGCGGTGATCCGTACGATCGCCAAGACCACCGCGGACGCGCAACCGGTCCTGCAGGGCGCGCTGCGCCGGGCGCTGACCGACGCGCTGGACGCCGCCGGCATCTCGGAGAGGATCGCCGCCTCCCGGCTCGGCCCGCGCAGCGCGATCCCGCCGGCCTGGCTCACCGGACCGGAGAATTCCTCGCCTTCCGCCTCCGAGCCCCGACCGGGCGGCGGTTCCTGA